AACAAGATTGCTCTTTCAACCAGGTATCAAAAAACTTGAAATAGGAAGTAGAGTTGTTTATAATTTTTCCTTCCATGTTCAACAATAGTGGACAATGGTTTGATCCTACTGGGATCAAGACATTAAGAGAGGAATCTATGAATTGATTTTTCCATTCAACATTGATAAAAGCCTTATCCAATCTTTCTTGGATATTTTCAGAACCACCTCTATGGTTATTCCAAGTAAATTTTTCTCGTTGATAGACAAAATCCCTTACTTCTGATCTCACAAGGAGCCTCTTGAAAGGTTCAACTTCACTTTCAATAAATGGTGCACCTCCTTGCTTATCTTCCTCACTCAGAATTTGGTTCCAATCACCTGTAGCCATTCATGCTATTCTATTCTAGTTTACTCTATTTTTTTCCAGGAATTTCCATGAGTCTAATTTGGATGGTTTACAGGGAGATCCATAAAAACCTGTTAACAACCATTCTTTTTCACAGAAATTGGTTTTAACTAGGACATttatcatattaaaaaaaaaagaatacattatttcaaaattaaaaccATCTACCCATGCCATAGCAAGTCCTCCTGCTATGCCCACTGGGTCAACAATAAAaacattgagaaattgagatagaaAACTCCTAACCACATTTCACTGGGGTATCTCCGTTGGTAGGCATTGGACATGGTACCTTTACAGTTGGGCAAGCAGCGCTAAGGGCTGCCTCAGGTAAGATATCGAAGCATGAGAAAGCGTGTGTTGCCAATGAGCATGCTTTCATCccctttgcttttgatacttttggttATTTGGCTCCATAAGCGGTTGGACTTCTCAAGAGGgtccagaaagtcatgcacaaCAATGTCATGACCCCCGGTTCACgagattttatttttaatagaataagttttgcaattcaaaaagggcttgcggcgcaacttgttgctcgcttgcctgctATGTAACTCTTTATGTTTTGAAAGTTTGGGAAACTTCATTTCACCTTTTTTTTGTTTCAGAGAAGAAGACTACATCTGGGTTCTCAGAATTCACTAGAAATTTAAAATGTTGGTTAGTTTTCTTAGACCCACAGCCTTGGGCATTCCAAGCCAGGATTTTCATGATTGAAACGATTATAAAAAGTACACAAAAACTCAGAGTTCATTAATCCTCAGCTTATAAGCAAAATTGAAAAGAATGTAATTAGATTTTACCAGACTAGGCAATTTTATGATTAACGTGAGACTATTAATCCTCATCTTGAGCTTATTACTTAAACTGTCGAGGGAAACCGAATTATGTCTATGTTAAACAAAAATGAAATCAaattgcagaaatagaaaagaGCTGATTAAATATAGAGGCTAAGTCTTTATTTCACAGGAGACCTAAAATATGACTAAACTAATTTCTCAAAGGAAACATTATCTATATACCCTTACTATGAGGTCCTTGCAAAAATACCCTTATGAACCTTTACAAATATCCCTAAGCTtaatacattactaaaataccctctTTTGTGTAATGTATATACAAAACCACTAACTactagtaaaaaaaaaagaaaaacctataCTCCAttgtccaccaccaccaccactgtccgccgaccaccaccaccaccacccgcgaccaccaccaccaccaccccgccgaccaccaccaccaaccaaccaccgacgaccaccactgtccaccatcACCACCGCCGCCATCCACCACCCCTGTCTACCGCCGCCATCCACCACTTTCCCTCACCATCTCCGTTGTCCACCACCGCCAAAAACCACCTCCACTGccgaccatcaccaccaccaccaccactttcctCATGTCCACCACCACTGCCGCCATCGCAACCACCACCATGTGGAGTCAACTTGCTGAAGTTGTCTTCAAATatgaggcaactagctcaagttgtttcGAAACTGAAGGCAACTAACAAAAGTTGTCTCCAATAAATCGGAGACAACTAACTCAAGTTGTCTCCGATTATAAGGAAATTAGCTCAAGTTGTTGTCAAAAGTGAAAGCAACTAgcccaagttgtctccaaatatgGAGGCAACTACCCAAAATTGTCTTCAAAAACGAAAGCAACTAgcccaagttgtctccaaatatggaggcaactagcccaagttgtctccaaaaaaaagaaaattattcacAAATGAGTGAACCTAGTGTGATTCGAACACACATCTACTGACATATAGTCAGTTGTGCTATCATTGCACCACATATTCATGCATAACACAATATAAAAAACTGCAACAGCTTCAATCCTtctctgcaaccaccatcacTGCAATCCTGCAGCTTTTCCTATTCCTCCAATTCCATCTCAGACTCATGGTTGGAAAAACACATACATCTTCATTATCTCCTTATTGTAGCTTCAAAACAAACATTTCTGATTGCAATCAACCCACCAAACCCAATTTGTACCTTCTTTGATAACAACACCAACACCATTCAGTACATAATCTCAGTCACTGGTCACCATTACAACTGCAGCCCTTGTCAGTTCAGCTTGCAAACTCAACTTCAGCTCTACCAGAACCACCATCTTAGCAGTAATCACATGCAATATCATCTCCCATTCTCTGCAATTTCATCCTTGCCTGCAATTCATTCCTAATCATACATATAGCATTTGCATCTCCCTAACCAATTGACCACTGC
This is a stretch of genomic DNA from Papaver somniferum cultivar HN1 chromosome 1, ASM357369v1, whole genome shotgun sequence. It encodes these proteins:
- the LOC113348254 gene encoding uncharacterized protein LOC113348254 gives rise to the protein MATGDWNQILSEEDKQGGAPFIESEVEPFKRLLVRSEVRDFVYQREKFTWNNHRGGSENIQERLDKAFINVEWKNQFIDSSLNVLIPVGSNHCPLLLNMEGKIINNSTSYFKFFDTWLKEQSCLDLINSCRNRDLSDPTGSMIFNLQNLRDQLIFWRKNVCGLPTKKIKKLLSELEKLNKQKLNRNIQQKINSKMLRRSVPLTGSRINTVSPPS